One Megamonas hypermegale genomic window carries:
- the nadD gene encoding nicotinate-nucleotide adenylyltransferase has protein sequence MKKIGIMGGTFDPIHVGHLMIAEAVWDEYNLEKVIFIPSANPPHKHDVLTSAKHRFNMTLLATCSNPHFEVSTIEMDRVGPSYTIDTIKALKKMYGDDTDFYFIIGADCIHELPTWHKIDELLKICKFIATKRPSYEFDLSIIEKEFSDYNIQLLETPELEISSTDIRQRIKKGYSIQYITTEQVQQYIRKEELYL, from the coding sequence ATGAAAAAAATCGGTATTATGGGTGGCACTTTTGACCCTATTCACGTAGGGCATTTGATGATAGCTGAAGCGGTATGGGATGAATATAATTTAGAAAAGGTCATATTCATTCCATCGGCCAATCCGCCGCATAAGCATGATGTGCTGACTTCAGCTAAACATCGTTTTAATATGACATTGCTTGCCACATGTTCTAATCCACATTTTGAAGTATCAACCATTGAAATGGATAGAGTTGGTCCATCGTATACTATTGATACTATAAAAGCTTTGAAAAAAATGTATGGCGATGATACAGATTTTTACTTTATCATTGGAGCTGATTGTATTCACGAATTGCCTACTTGGCACAAGATTGATGAACTTTTAAAAATCTGTAAATTTATCGCGACTAAACGACCAAGTTATGAATTTGATTTAAGTATTATTGAAAAAGAATTCAGTGATTATAATATTCAATTATTGGAAACACCAGAGCTGGAAATTTCTTCTACAGATATTCGACAGCGTATAAAAAAAGGCTATTCTATCCAGTACATAACCACCGAACAAGTTCAACAATATATTCGTAAAGAAGAGCTTTATTTATAA